The following coding sequences lie in one Methylosinus sp. PW1 genomic window:
- the grxD gene encoding Grx4 family monothiol glutaredoxin, with protein sequence MSDSTTTAIKNEIDSADVVLFMKGTPAAPQCGFSMQVCQILGHVGVPFKSVNVLADPFIRDGIKAYSQWPTIPQLYVKGEFIGGCDITREMFQSGELTALFDKEGIAHAQTAKA encoded by the coding sequence ATGTCCGACTCCACCACTACCGCGATCAAGAACGAGATCGACAGCGCCGACGTCGTGCTGTTCATGAAGGGCACGCCCGCCGCGCCGCAATGCGGCTTCTCCATGCAGGTCTGCCAGATTCTCGGCCATGTCGGCGTTCCCTTCAAGAGCGTCAATGTGCTGGCCGATCCCTTCATTCGCGACGGCATCAAGGCCTATTCGCAATGGCCGACCATTCCCCAGCTCTATGTGAAGGGCGAGTTCATCGGCGGCTGCGACATCACCCGCGAGATGTTCCAGTCCGGCGAGTTGACCGCGCTCTTCGACAAGGAAGGCATCGCCCACGCGCAGACGGCCAAGGCGTAA
- a CDS encoding IS4 family transposase has protein sequence MRLENSVFVELLKPIDRRSFQKIVDRHGGDAYDKSFRSWSHLVALIFAQLGAVVSLRALVAAFNAEANGHYHLGVGRFARSTLAEASARRPVAVFADLFALLAATLDRKTRREGAEMLRLIDSTPIPLSKFHAFARSNGRIHGLKMHVAYDRGADRPYRVEVTLANVNDVTIGKKTPIEAGATYVFDKGYYDFKWWKGIHDAGALFVTRPKTNTRLKVVAERPLDKTRGDGFTVLADSEVALASKGDSKLRMRLRRIRIERDAASRTKSPIIEVITNDMTRDAVEIAALYKARWAIELLFRWLKQHLSIRKFLGKNENAIKLQLLAAMIAFLLLRIAAHSHGVTLPPLRFAELAGRFLFARRPVASIDEPPPKYRVPSRWKSDCQIEMIYA, from the coding sequence ATGCGCCTCGAGAATAGCGTCTTCGTCGAGCTTCTCAAACCGATCGATCGTCGCAGCTTCCAGAAGATCGTGGATCGTCACGGCGGCGACGCCTACGACAAATCCTTCAGGAGCTGGAGCCATCTGGTGGCGCTGATCTTCGCGCAGCTGGGCGCGGTCGTCAGCCTGCGCGCCCTCGTCGCCGCCTTCAACGCCGAGGCCAATGGGCATTATCACCTGGGCGTCGGGCGTTTCGCGCGCTCGACGCTCGCCGAAGCCAGCGCCCGCCGGCCCGTCGCCGTCTTCGCCGATCTCTTCGCTCTGCTCGCCGCGACGCTCGACCGCAAGACGCGGCGCGAGGGAGCCGAGATGCTCCGCCTCATCGACTCGACCCCCATCCCTTTGAGCAAGTTCCATGCGTTCGCCCGCTCCAACGGCCGCATCCACGGGCTCAAAATGCATGTCGCCTATGATCGCGGGGCCGACCGTCCCTATCGCGTCGAGGTGACGCTCGCCAATGTCAATGATGTCACCATCGGCAAGAAGACGCCGATCGAGGCGGGCGCCACCTATGTCTTCGACAAGGGCTATTATGATTTCAAATGGTGGAAGGGCATTCACGACGCCGGGGCGCTCTTCGTCACGCGGCCAAAGACCAACACGCGCTTGAAGGTCGTCGCCGAACGGCCGCTCGATAAGACCCGCGGCGACGGCTTCACCGTGCTCGCGGACAGCGAGGTCGCGCTGGCCAGCAAGGGCGATTCCAAGCTGCGGATGCGCCTGCGCCGCATCCGCATCGAGCGCGACGCGGCGAGCCGGACGAAATCGCCGATCATCGAGGTGATCACCAACGACATGACCCGCGATGCGGTGGAGATCGCCGCGCTCTACAAGGCGCGCTGGGCGATCGAGCTGCTGTTCCGCTGGCTGAAGCAGCATCTCTCGATCCGCAAGTTCTTGGGCAAGAACGAGAACGCCATCAAGCTTCAGCTGCTGGCGGCGATGATCGCCTTCCTGCTGCTGCGCATCGCCGCGCACAGCCACGGCGTCACTCTGCCGCCGCTGCGCTTCGCCGAGCTGGCTGGCCGCTTCCTGTTCGCGCGCCGGCCCGTCGCATCGATCGACGAGCCGCCGCCCAAATATCGCGTGCCGAGCCGGTGGAAGTCCGACTGCCAGATCGAGATGATCTATGCCTGA
- a CDS encoding NUDIX hydrolase, with protein sequence MSDDILRPWEVRSSQTLVQDSWLTLRADHCVTQRGVSLDPYYVLEYSDWVHVVALDEEDRLLLVRQYRHGAGVASLELPGGRMDAHESDPVATGARELLEETGHAAPSLRHLARLSPNPASHANWIHVLYGEGAKEVAPLNLDSGEDIRVERVPWREALALALGGEIINSQHVALLAIALAQTKGVKIGG encoded by the coding sequence TTGAGCGACGACATATTGCGGCCCTGGGAGGTCCGCTCCTCGCAGACGCTCGTGCAGGATTCATGGCTCACGCTGCGGGCGGATCATTGCGTGACGCAGCGCGGCGTCTCGCTCGATCCCTATTACGTGCTGGAATATTCCGACTGGGTCCATGTCGTCGCGCTGGACGAGGAGGACCGTCTGCTGCTGGTCCGGCAATATCGCCATGGCGCCGGCGTGGCGTCGCTGGAGCTGCCGGGCGGCAGAATGGACGCGCATGAGAGCGATCCCGTCGCCACCGGCGCGCGGGAGTTGCTGGAAGAAACCGGACACGCCGCGCCATCATTGCGACATTTGGCGCGTCTTTCGCCCAATCCGGCGAGCCACGCCAATTGGATTCACGTCCTTTATGGCGAGGGCGCGAAAGAGGTGGCGCCTCTGAATCTCGACAGCGGCGAGGATATTCGCGTCGAGCGCGTCCCCTGGCGCGAGGCGCTGGCGCTGGCGCTCGGCGGGGAAATCATCAACAGCCAGCATGTCGCGCTGCTGGCCATCGCCTTGGCGCAGACGAAAGGCGTCAAGATCGGCGGTTAG
- a CDS encoding TlpA disulfide reductase family protein, which yields MTDQIESSSRGNLPKIAGATLAVAAIAGVLYVNGGSSGKTSVVSQACAASRDTSQRVSALAKGEVAAMAIASAPEPMPEVTFTGPDGKPRKLEDFKGKTVLLNLWATWCVPCRGEMAALDRLQAAAGSDKFEVVTINVDTSRLERPKAFLGEIGAKNLAYYADPKAEIFFQLRQTGQALGLPTTFLIDGSGCQIGLMQGPANWDSEEGRSLVTRTAELSSRPTP from the coding sequence ATGACCGACCAGATAGAAAGCTCCAGCCGAGGCAATCTGCCGAAAATCGCGGGCGCGACTCTCGCCGTCGCCGCCATCGCCGGCGTTCTATACGTGAACGGCGGCTCTAGCGGCAAGACGAGCGTGGTGAGCCAGGCCTGCGCCGCCTCCCGCGACACCTCGCAGCGCGTGTCGGCGCTCGCCAAGGGCGAGGTCGCGGCCATGGCCATAGCGAGCGCGCCCGAGCCCATGCCGGAAGTGACCTTCACCGGGCCGGACGGAAAGCCGCGCAAGCTCGAGGACTTCAAGGGCAAGACCGTGCTGCTCAACCTCTGGGCCACATGGTGCGTGCCCTGCCGCGGCGAGATGGCCGCGCTCGATCGGCTGCAGGCGGCGGCCGGCTCGGACAAGTTCGAGGTGGTGACGATCAATGTCGACACGTCCAGGCTCGAGCGGCCCAAGGCCTTCCTCGGCGAGATCGGCGCGAAGAATCTCGCCTATTACGCCGATCCCAAGGCCGAGATTTTCTTCCAGCTGCGCCAGACCGGGCAGGCGCTGGGCCTGCCGACGACCTTTTTGATCGACGGCTCCGGCTGCCAGATCGGCCTGATGCAGGGTCCGGCCAATTGGGATTCGGAAGAGGGCCGCTCTCTGGTGACGCGCACGGCGGAGCTCTCCTCGCGGCCGACGCCCTGA
- a CDS encoding BolA/IbaG family iron-sulfur metabolism protein: MAMERSEIERLIKVAIPDAVIEITALADDGDHWAASVKSESFRGKSRVQQHQMVNKAFGERLGGELHALALTTIAL, encoded by the coding sequence ATGGCGATGGAAAGAAGTGAAATCGAGCGTCTCATCAAGGTGGCCATACCGGACGCCGTGATCGAGATCACCGCGCTCGCCGACGACGGCGATCATTGGGCCGCCTCGGTGAAGTCGGAGTCCTTCCGCGGCAAGAGCCGCGTGCAGCAGCATCAGATGGTCAACAAGGCTTTCGGCGAGCGCCTCGGCGGCGAGCTGCATGCTCTGGCGCTGACCACGATCGCGCTCTAA